A genomic stretch from Bordetella sp. N includes:
- a CDS encoding tripartite tricarboxylate transporter substrate binding protein, protein MLLKHLPRWLCIAATVFACAATPAHAAYPDRPIRLIIPFAPGGSTDVLGRILAEALHPVLGQTVIVENKPGAGGNIGGDFVARSAPDGYTLLLAAAGPTVINPSLYSHMPFNPAKDLAPISCLEQEHNMMVVNKSLPVKNLQDFLQYAREHPGKLSFGSPGNGSPAQLAGELLKQKAGIQAQHVPYKGTGPAVTDLVAGHIDFIIDNMPALLPQVKAGNLRALAVPSDKRATAAPDIPTFDEAGQKGFVVMAWKGLMAPAGTDPAVIERLHAAVVKVLQDPQLRQRFQDLGAEPLGSSPSEFAKQIADETIWWGKLVKSTGTKIE, encoded by the coding sequence ATGCTACTGAAGCATTTGCCAAGATGGCTGTGCATTGCCGCTACTGTGTTCGCTTGCGCGGCCACGCCCGCTCATGCCGCGTATCCCGACCGTCCCATCCGTTTGATCATTCCCTTCGCGCCAGGCGGATCGACGGATGTCCTGGGTCGGATTCTGGCGGAAGCGCTGCATCCGGTTTTGGGACAGACCGTCATCGTGGAGAACAAGCCCGGCGCGGGCGGCAATATCGGCGGTGATTTTGTCGCGCGTTCGGCCCCGGACGGCTATACCTTGCTGTTGGCGGCGGCGGGGCCGACGGTCATCAATCCCAGCTTGTACAGCCATATGCCGTTCAATCCGGCCAAGGACCTGGCGCCGATCAGCTGCCTGGAACAAGAACATAACATGATGGTTGTAAACAAGTCCCTGCCGGTAAAGAACCTGCAGGACTTTCTGCAGTACGCACGGGAGCATCCCGGGAAGCTGTCCTTCGGGTCGCCGGGCAACGGCTCGCCCGCGCAGCTGGCGGGCGAACTACTGAAGCAAAAGGCCGGCATCCAGGCTCAACACGTTCCGTATAAAGGCACGGGTCCCGCGGTGACCGATCTGGTCGCCGGCCATATCGATTTCATCATCGACAACATGCCGGCGCTGCTGCCGCAGGTCAAGGCTGGCAATCTGCGGGCACTCGCCGTGCCTAGCGACAAGCGTGCCACTGCCGCGCCGGACATCCCGACTTTCGACGAGGCGGGACAAAAAGGATTCGTGGTCATGGCCTGGAAAGGGCTGATGGCGCCGGCCGGCACGGACCCCGCCGTCATCGAGCGGCTGCACGCCGCCGTGGTCAAGGTATTGCAGGATCCCCAGCTGCGCCAGCGCTTCCAGGATCTGGGGGCCGAGCCCCTGGGGAGTTCGCCGTCCGAGTTCGCCAAGCAGATTGCCGACGAGACCATCTGGTGGGGCAAGTTGGTCAAGTCGACGGGCACAAAGATTGAATAG
- a CDS encoding IclR family transcriptional regulator has product MTKDAEFATTLAHGLDILACFSADLPVLANKDFALRTGMSKSAVARLTHTLVELGYLRRTGTPPRYRLGASVLALSYPLLASMQIRQLARPLMKQLADHARGAVSLVVRDRLQMVYVESARSNEALQTRPDIGAALPLLSSAAGKAWLSRAPSAERASILNQLRVADPDHYAAHIAALPAARRDLEEKGFCGNNMQWRPDALGFAAPLIRPYQSLLYIFNCGVPAGDGPYRERAADIGPRLVSLARETERLLGLD; this is encoded by the coding sequence ATGACTAAGGACGCCGAATTCGCGACGACGCTCGCCCATGGCCTGGACATCCTCGCCTGCTTCAGTGCCGACCTGCCTGTGCTCGCCAACAAGGATTTCGCGCTTAGGACAGGCATGTCCAAAAGCGCGGTGGCGCGCTTGACGCATACCTTGGTCGAACTGGGATACCTGCGGCGCACCGGCACGCCGCCCCGCTATCGTCTTGGCGCCTCGGTCCTGGCCCTCAGCTATCCCTTGCTGGCGAGCATGCAGATACGTCAGCTGGCGCGACCGTTGATGAAACAACTGGCCGACCATGCCCGCGGCGCCGTGTCGTTGGTGGTACGCGACCGCCTGCAGATGGTCTATGTGGAGTCCGCCAGATCGAACGAGGCTTTACAGACGAGGCCGGATATCGGGGCCGCCTTGCCGCTTTTGTCCAGCGCCGCGGGCAAGGCCTGGCTGTCGCGTGCCCCGTCGGCGGAACGGGCCAGCATTCTGAATCAGCTGCGCGTCGCCGATCCCGATCACTACGCCGCGCATATCGCTGCCTTGCCCGCCGCCAGACGGGACCTGGAAGAAAAAGGGTTTTGCGGCAACAACATGCAGTGGCGGCCGGACGCGCTCGGCTTTGCCGCGCCCCTGATCAGGCCTTACCAATCCCTTCTGTACATCTTCAACTGCGGCGTCCCGGCTGGCGATGGCCCCTACCGCGAACGCGCCGCCGACATCGGGCCACGCCTGGTCAGCCTGGCGCGTGAGACCGAACGCTTGCTTGGACTCGATTAG
- a CDS encoding acyl-CoA dehydrogenase family protein, whose protein sequence is MIRDPEGFETFIDSLRKFVRDRLAPREAEIARLNDVPEDLVREMADQGLFGYSIPEAYGGAGMTTEELIRAALELSQCSVAFRARVGTNTGIGSEALVADGTEAQKAAYLPRLASGEVTGCFALTEPNAGSDATALRTTAVRDGDHYVLNGEKCFITNAPLADFFTVMARTDPAAPGAKGITAFLVERGTPGLSTGSPYDKMGQAGSPVSAVYMKDCRVPASQIIGGREGQGFKTAMKVLNKQRIHLAALCVGPAIRMLDDTMRFVAEREQFGRPLMDFQLVQAMIADCQTEIQAARALILQTARERDAGQDVTLNASICKYFASEMCGRVADRCVQMHGGYGYISDYGIERFYRDVRLFRLYEGTSQIHQLTIARNTLTQAGYTPGR, encoded by the coding sequence GTGATCCGCGATCCCGAAGGCTTTGAGACTTTCATCGACTCCCTGCGCAAGTTCGTGCGGGATCGTCTGGCGCCGCGCGAGGCGGAAATCGCCCGTTTGAACGACGTGCCGGAAGATCTGGTGCGGGAGATGGCGGATCAGGGCCTGTTCGGCTATTCCATACCGGAAGCATATGGCGGCGCGGGAATGACCACCGAGGAGCTGATCCGGGCCGCCCTGGAGCTGTCGCAGTGTTCCGTGGCATTTCGCGCGCGGGTCGGCACCAACACCGGTATTGGCTCCGAGGCCCTGGTGGCGGACGGCACGGAAGCGCAGAAGGCGGCCTATCTGCCCCGGTTGGCGAGCGGCGAAGTAACCGGGTGCTTTGCGCTGACCGAGCCGAACGCCGGTTCGGACGCCACGGCGCTGCGCACGACGGCGGTGCGTGACGGCGATCACTACGTGCTCAATGGTGAAAAATGCTTCATCACCAACGCGCCGCTCGCGGATTTTTTTACCGTGATGGCGCGGACCGACCCGGCGGCGCCCGGTGCCAAGGGCATTACTGCCTTTCTTGTGGAACGGGGTACGCCGGGACTGTCGACTGGGTCCCCCTATGACAAGATGGGGCAGGCCGGTTCACCGGTTTCGGCCGTCTATATGAAAGACTGCCGGGTGCCCGCGAGCCAGATCATCGGCGGCCGCGAGGGGCAGGGCTTCAAGACCGCCATGAAAGTCTTGAACAAACAGCGCATACATCTGGCGGCCCTTTGCGTGGGGCCTGCAATACGCATGCTGGACGACACCATGCGTTTCGTGGCCGAACGAGAGCAGTTTGGACGTCCGCTCATGGATTTCCAACTGGTGCAGGCCATGATCGCGGACTGCCAGACTGAAATTCAGGCAGCCCGCGCCCTGATCCTGCAGACCGCGCGAGAGCGTGACGCCGGGCAGGACGTGACCTTGAATGCCTCGATCTGCAAATACTTTGCCTCGGAAATGTGTGGCCGCGTGGCCGATCGCTGCGTGCAGATGCATGGCGGCTACGGTTACATCAGCGATTACGGCATCGAGCGGTTCTACCGGGATGTCAGGCTGTTCCGCCTTTATGAGGGGACCAGCCAGATCCACCAACTGACCATCGCCAGAAATACCCTGACCCAGGCGGGCTACACGCCCGGTCGCTAG
- a CDS encoding IclR family transcriptional regulator: MLRYDAGLRRYLLGPALLSLSYPLLASIKLRQLARPHMKRLADAAGGSASLGMRHGLHMVYLETCRGHDAVAFRPDIGALLPLLSSAMGRAWLAQALERGDPEGQAALDALQHSDAESWKRYQPAWEQARQDFTTFGYCVAEGDWHADVHAVAVPLSKPVDGEILVFNCGIPVRRIRGNELRARIAPKLVALAAKMEKAVPAESSHD, from the coding sequence TTGCTACGCTACGACGCGGGCCTGCGCCGCTACCTGCTCGGTCCAGCCCTGCTGTCCTTGAGCTATCCCCTGTTGGCGAGCATCAAGCTGCGCCAGCTCGCCCGGCCGCACATGAAGCGGCTGGCCGACGCGGCCGGCGGCTCTGCCTCGTTAGGCATGCGGCACGGCTTGCATATGGTGTATCTGGAAACCTGCCGCGGACACGATGCCGTCGCGTTTCGGCCGGACATCGGCGCCCTTCTTCCGCTGCTGTCCTCCGCGATGGGACGCGCATGGCTGGCGCAGGCCCTCGAACGAGGAGACCCGGAGGGCCAGGCCGCCCTCGATGCTTTGCAGCATAGCGATGCGGAAAGCTGGAAGCGTTATCAGCCCGCCTGGGAGCAAGCGCGGCAGGACTTTACGACATTCGGCTATTGCGTTGCCGAAGGCGACTGGCACGCCGACGTGCATGCCGTCGCGGTGCCCCTGAGCAAGCCGGTGGATGGCGAAATCCTGGTTTTCAATTGCGGCATCCCAGTGCGCAGGATCCGAGGGAACGAACTGCGTGCGCGCATCGCCCCAAAGCTTGTCGCGCTCGCAGCAAAGATGGAAAAGGCTGTCCCCGCGGAATCAAGCCATGACTAA
- a CDS encoding helix-turn-helix domain-containing protein, producing MPRSPLHAAPGFATTLAHGLALLQTFRHGEPALSNRELSDRTGLSKATFRG from the coding sequence ATGCCCCGCAGCCCCCTGCATGCCGCCCCGGGATTCGCTACGACCTTGGCGCACGGACTTGCACTGCTGCAGACCTTTCGTCATGGCGAGCCGGCGCTCAGCAATCGGGAACTGTCCGACCGTACCGGCCTGTCCAAGGCCACATTTCGCGGCTGA